In Alicyclobacillus macrosporangiidus CPP55, a single window of DNA contains:
- the eno gene encoding phosphopyruvate hydratase → MSEIFDIHAREVLDSRGNPTVEVEVQLETGAIGRAIVPSGASTGTHEAVELRDNDKQRYLGKGVRQAVKNVIEIIGPELIGEDANDLVAIDQALIALDGTSNKSKLGANAILGVSMAVAKAAAADVDMPLYRYLGGFNARLLPVPMMNILNGGKHADNTVDIQEFMVVPHGAKTFREALRMGTEVFHHLKAVLKDQGLATTVGDEGGFAPNVKTNEDAIALIVRAIEKAGYRPGDQVSIALDVASSELYQNGRYVFAGEGVTRTSDEMIRYLEELVSRYPILSIEDGLAEDDWEGWQNLTRALGGRVQLVGDDLFVTNTERLGQGIARQIGNSILVKVNQIGTLTETFACVEMAKTAGYTAIISHRSGETEDTTIADIAVATNAGQIKTGAPSRTDRVAKYNQLLRIEEQLGSAAVYAGAVAFAKLPQ, encoded by the coding sequence ATGTCCGAGATCTTTGACATCCACGCCCGCGAGGTGCTCGACTCGCGCGGCAATCCCACCGTCGAGGTGGAGGTGCAACTGGAGACCGGGGCCATCGGACGGGCGATTGTGCCGTCCGGCGCGTCCACCGGCACCCATGAGGCCGTGGAGCTGCGCGACAACGACAAGCAGCGCTACCTCGGCAAGGGCGTGCGGCAGGCGGTCAAGAACGTGATCGAAATCATCGGGCCGGAATTGATTGGCGAAGACGCGAACGATCTCGTCGCCATCGACCAGGCTCTGATCGCCCTCGACGGCACGTCGAATAAGAGCAAGCTGGGCGCCAACGCCATCCTCGGCGTCTCGATGGCGGTGGCCAAAGCGGCCGCGGCGGATGTGGACATGCCGCTCTACCGCTATCTGGGCGGCTTCAACGCGCGCCTTTTGCCCGTGCCGATGATGAACATCCTCAACGGCGGCAAGCACGCGGACAACACGGTGGACATCCAGGAGTTCATGGTGGTCCCGCACGGGGCCAAGACGTTCCGTGAGGCGCTGCGCATGGGCACCGAGGTGTTCCACCACCTGAAGGCCGTCCTGAAGGATCAGGGCCTCGCCACCACCGTCGGCGACGAGGGCGGCTTCGCGCCGAACGTCAAGACCAACGAGGATGCCATCGCCCTGATTGTGCGGGCCATCGAGAAGGCGGGCTACAGACCGGGGGATCAGGTGTCGATCGCGCTGGACGTCGCATCCTCGGAGCTTTACCAGAACGGCCGCTACGTCTTCGCAGGCGAAGGCGTGACGCGCACCTCGGACGAGATGATCCGCTACCTGGAGGAGCTCGTCTCCCGCTACCCCATTCTCTCCATTGAAGATGGTCTGGCGGAGGACGACTGGGAGGGGTGGCAGAACCTTACCCGGGCCCTCGGCGGCCGCGTCCAGTTGGTGGGGGACGATCTCTTCGTCACCAACACGGAGCGCCTCGGCCAGGGCATCGCACGGCAAATCGGCAACTCCATCCTGGTGAAGGTCAACCAGATCGGCACGCTGACCGAGACGTTTGCCTGCGTCGAGATGGCGAAGACGGCCGGGTACACCGCCATCATCTCCCACCGCTCGGGTGAGACGGAGGACACCACCATCGCAGACATCGCCGTCGCGACAAACGCCGGGCAGATCAAGACGGGGGCCCCGAGCCGCACCGACCGGGTGGCTAAGTACAACCAGCTGCTGCGCATTGAGGAGCAGTTGGGGTCGGCCGCGGTGTACGCGGGGGCGGTCGCATTCGCGAAGCTGCCACAGTGA
- a CDS encoding cysteine hydrolase family protein has translation MHRSCHDVIAGDILLERIRLLIAKARSCGAPVIYIQHNEGPGEPLETNTPAWHIHSAVAPMEGDVIIQKRTPDSFHNTNLQDELDRLGVRRLILAGLKTEMCVDTTCRRAVSLGYDVVLAKDAHSTWDSGNLTASEIIEHHNHVLQWFAETMESADIVF, from the coding sequence GTGCATAGGTCTTGTCATGACGTCATTGCCGGTGACATCCTGCTGGAGCGTATTAGACTTTTGATTGCAAAGGCACGCTCCTGTGGGGCTCCTGTCATCTATATTCAGCATAATGAGGGACCAGGGGAACCTCTAGAAACAAATACGCCCGCTTGGCATATCCATTCGGCCGTTGCTCCGATGGAGGGTGACGTAATCATCCAAAAGCGCACTCCAGATTCATTTCATAATACCAATCTTCAGGATGAACTGGACAGATTAGGAGTTCGCAGACTCATCTTGGCAGGACTCAAGACTGAAATGTGTGTCGATACAACTTGTCGTCGAGCAGTCAGTTTGGGATATGACGTTGTTCTGGCAAAAGACGCTCACAGCACCTGGGATAGCGGAAATCTTACAGCCAGCGAAATCATTGAGCACCACAATCATGTGCTTCAATGGTTTGCAGAAACTATGGAATCCGCAGATATCGTATTCTAA
- a CDS encoding SIR2 family protein: MINFPESLIHEIAERRCIIVLGAGASAGCVGVNNTKPPTWDDFLTQAAELVRDSSDKDEALKLISSGQYLDAAQVIVDSADEGDFAYFIRRIFETPRYQPSEIHHRVLLLDPKIVVTTNYDQVYERLCQNGSARDGYNVCKYYETHALNDIRSTTRVILKAHGCVSDPSQIVLTRAQYFRARNQFTFFFNILDALFLTHTLLFIGSRMTDPDILLLLENANIAAPTQRRHYAIVESGRHPSVRKAMRETYNLELLEYDMGQHDQVVAALDDLITEVQAYRATHS; this comes from the coding sequence ATGATTAACTTTCCCGAGTCACTGATTCATGAGATCGCAGAACGAAGGTGCATAATTGTCCTTGGAGCAGGGGCTTCCGCGGGATGTGTTGGAGTAAATAATACGAAACCGCCGACATGGGATGACTTTCTTACTCAAGCCGCGGAACTTGTCAGAGACTCATCAGATAAAGATGAAGCGCTTAAACTAATCTCAAGCGGGCAATATTTAGATGCTGCCCAAGTGATTGTTGACTCTGCTGACGAAGGAGATTTTGCATACTTTATTCGGCGTATATTTGAGACGCCTCGTTATCAACCTTCGGAAATACATCATAGGGTGTTATTGCTCGATCCTAAAATTGTTGTCACGACCAATTATGACCAAGTCTATGAACGGTTATGTCAAAATGGTTCTGCTCGCGATGGATACAACGTTTGTAAGTATTACGAAACACACGCTCTCAATGACATCCGTTCGACTACAAGAGTAATACTAAAGGCGCATGGTTGCGTAAGTGATCCTAGTCAGATTGTTCTTACAAGAGCACAATACTTTAGGGCGAGAAACCAATTTACTTTCTTTTTTAATATACTCGATGCACTGTTTTTAACGCACACTCTATTGTTCATCGGTAGTCGAATGACGGACCCTGACATATTGCTACTTTTGGAAAATGCAAATATTGCGGCGCCAACCCAACGTCGGCACTATGCCATCGTCGAATCAGGTCGACACCCTTCCGTACGCAAAGCAATGCGAGAAACCTATAATCTCGAACTTTTGGAGTATGATATGGGACAACATGATCAAGTTGTTGCTGCACTGGATGACCTAATCACTGAAGTACAGGCTTATCGGGCAACACACTCATGA
- a CDS encoding ParA family protein yields the protein MDNLPPYGTSLCFFNNKGGVGKTTLACNIASYIASSGARVLVVDADPQCNSTQLILQTEDCYKLYNGEYNGANTLLDVLRPIYDGEADINTHVVPLSAEDNRFKVDLIAGHPKMSLVEEKLSQSWGELTSGDVGGFRRTNWCTQLVNHFSSAYDLIVFDVGPSLGALNRTVLIGTNYFVTPMGCDIFSIMGIKNIAEWLNEWNTLYLNGVELCDRRNKGSLERYGVPRTLKNSSLFIGYTVQQYITKSKKGQRRPTVAFETILRQIPGTIESNLSKYIPSYLNVENLKLGDIPHMFSLVPLAQNANSPIHALTGKDNLVGSQYQQQQSFVEMVTQVSTRLLSNMGVDLL from the coding sequence GTGGACAATCTTCCACCGTATGGAACAAGCCTCTGCTTCTTTAACAACAAAGGCGGAGTAGGCAAAACCACATTGGCATGTAATATAGCTTCCTATATAGCATCGTCTGGGGCACGAGTTCTCGTTGTAGATGCCGACCCCCAGTGTAATTCCACACAGCTAATCCTACAAACAGAAGACTGCTACAAATTGTATAATGGTGAATATAATGGAGCCAACACATTACTCGATGTTCTCCGCCCAATATACGATGGCGAGGCTGATATAAATACCCACGTCGTTCCACTTAGTGCTGAGGACAACCGATTTAAGGTGGACTTAATTGCTGGACACCCTAAAATGTCTTTGGTGGAGGAAAAGTTAAGCCAATCGTGGGGAGAGCTAACATCCGGTGACGTTGGAGGGTTTAGAAGGACCAATTGGTGTACACAACTTGTCAATCATTTTTCGTCTGCGTACGATTTAATTGTGTTTGACGTCGGCCCTAGCCTCGGCGCCCTTAATCGTACAGTGCTAATTGGCACCAATTACTTTGTAACACCAATGGGATGCGACATTTTTAGCATAATGGGTATTAAGAACATTGCTGAATGGCTAAATGAATGGAATACGCTGTACCTTAACGGAGTCGAACTATGTGACCGTAGAAACAAGGGTTCTCTTGAAAGATACGGTGTTCCCCGCACTCTGAAGAACAGCAGTCTCTTCATTGGGTATACAGTCCAGCAATACATTACAAAGTCGAAAAAGGGACAAAGGCGCCCAACAGTGGCCTTTGAAACTATTCTAAGACAAATTCCAGGTACCATCGAATCTAATTTGAGCAAATACATTCCGTCCTACTTAAACGTGGAAAACCTAAAACTTGGTGACATTCCTCACATGTTCAGTTTAGTACCTTTGGCCCAGAATGCCAATTCACCGATACACGCTTTAACTGGGAAAGATAATCTTGTGGGTAGTCAGTATCAACAACAGCAGTCTTTCGTAGAAATGGTTACCCAAGTTTCAACTCGACTTTTGTCTAATATGGGAGTCGACCTACTATGA
- a CDS encoding VOC family protein: protein MKASLDGVTLQVSDVERSCDFYSKIPGAEVVLHIPGRVAILRIGEARIGLIGTGEHRGFHLELLTCVCQAKS from the coding sequence ATGAAAGCATCACTGGACGGTGTTACCTTACAAGTTTCAGACGTAGAGCGTTCATGCGATTTTTATTCAAAAATTCCAGGGGCCGAAGTTGTACTGCATATTCCAGGGAGGGTAGCCATCCTTAGAATTGGTGAGGCCCGTATCGGTCTGATTGGTACCGGAGAGCACAGGGGTTTTCATTTGGAGTTGCTCACCTGTGTTTGTCAAGCGAAAAGTTGA
- a CDS encoding exodeoxyribonuclease III, protein MQLVSWNVNGLRSCVNKGFYEYFNHIQADIFCIQETKLQEGQILVDLGEEYKQYWNYALKKGYSGTAVFSRLEPLSVRYGLEEETEPEGRIITLEFDAFYLVNVYTPNAKRDLSRLAYRLEWEDRFRSYVLQLDAHKPVIICGDLNVAHQEIDIKNAKGNRGNSGFTDEERNKMTLLLNSGFTDSFRYLHPDRTDAYTWWSNMPKVRERNIGWRIDYFLVSSRLRPFIVDARIDSDVYGSDHCPIVLEMADFSLQSIAPND, encoded by the coding sequence CTGCAGCTGGTATCCTGGAATGTCAACGGCTTGAGGTCGTGCGTGAATAAAGGTTTTTACGAATACTTCAACCATATCCAAGCAGATATATTCTGCATTCAGGAGACGAAACTCCAGGAAGGACAAATTCTCGTGGACCTTGGAGAAGAATATAAGCAGTACTGGAATTACGCCCTGAAGAAGGGTTATTCCGGAACTGCCGTATTTTCAAGACTTGAACCGCTTTCCGTCCGCTACGGCCTCGAAGAGGAGACAGAGCCAGAGGGACGTATCATCACGCTCGAGTTTGACGCATTCTATCTCGTTAATGTATACACGCCGAATGCGAAACGGGATCTGTCAAGACTTGCATATCGCTTGGAATGGGAAGATCGATTTCGAAGTTATGTACTCCAGCTTGACGCGCACAAGCCCGTGATCATTTGCGGTGATTTGAATGTTGCCCATCAGGAGATTGATATCAAGAATGCCAAAGGGAATCGTGGCAATTCCGGCTTTACAGACGAAGAGCGGAATAAGATGACTCTGCTCCTGAACTCCGGTTTCACAGACTCCTTCAGATATCTCCATCCTGACCGTACGGATGCCTATACTTGGTGGTCGAATATGCCGAAGGTGCGGGAACGGAACATCGGCTGGCGAATTGATTATTTTCTGGTTTCATCGAGACTCCGTCCCTTTATCGTAGACGCCCGTATAGATTCCGACGTGTATGGAAGCGATCATTGCCCGATTGTACTAGAAATGGCCGACTTTAGTCTGCAGTCAATCGCACCAAATGATTAA
- a CDS encoding IS1380 family transposase, translated as MRFIIEESDEVIVTHSGMTLVGLLLDKTTLGERLNRTRLSGMGKPDISNRDVAYSYIGLLCQGKTDFDHIEAFRDDEFFTIALQMDSVPSSPTLRQRLDMAAGKAGWESILLEESANLLRTLNVTLHPIVLGESSKRRAYIPLDLDVSPFDNSGTKKEGVSRTYKGHDGYAPIFAYLGQEGYVVNVQLREGSTHVQKDTAAFLRKSIQYAKQISALPLLVRMDAGNDSAENLAVCRSQDSRAEFIIKRNLRKESPQAWLVTAQQHGVCHEPRPGKKVYHGSLMCPVKGLSEPVRMVFEVIERTTMADGQTLLVPDIEVDAYWTSLPDDPDVIIRLYHDHAVMEQFHSEIKTDLDAERLPSGKFATNNLVLHFVCMAYNLLRVIGQESLKRNDAPLRKKAERRRIRTVIQNLMTLAAKLVRHARQSKLKLGHGNRWFPVFRRLYLTFV; from the coding sequence TTGCGCTTTATCATCGAAGAATCCGACGAAGTCATTGTCACACATTCTGGAATGACCCTTGTCGGTTTATTGCTGGACAAAACCACTCTCGGTGAACGCCTGAATCGGACTCGCCTGTCAGGCATGGGAAAACCAGACATTTCAAACCGAGATGTGGCGTACTCATACATCGGCCTGCTTTGTCAAGGCAAGACGGACTTTGACCACATCGAAGCCTTTCGTGATGACGAGTTTTTCACGATCGCACTACAGATGGACAGCGTGCCTTCGAGCCCAACGCTGCGCCAGCGTTTGGATATGGCCGCCGGAAAGGCCGGCTGGGAGAGTATTTTACTCGAAGAGTCCGCAAACCTCTTGAGAACCCTGAATGTTACACTGCATCCGATTGTGCTGGGTGAGTCATCGAAACGCCGGGCTTACATTCCCCTGGACCTTGACGTGAGCCCATTTGATAACTCGGGAACGAAAAAAGAAGGCGTCTCCCGCACGTACAAAGGCCACGATGGATACGCCCCAATCTTTGCTTACCTCGGCCAAGAGGGCTATGTGGTCAATGTTCAGCTGCGTGAAGGCAGTACCCATGTTCAAAAGGATACAGCGGCCTTCTTGCGCAAGAGTATTCAGTACGCAAAGCAGATTTCAGCCCTTCCGCTGCTCGTTCGCATGGATGCCGGAAATGACAGTGCAGAAAACCTTGCCGTGTGTCGTTCTCAGGACAGCAGGGCCGAGTTCATTATCAAACGGAATCTGCGAAAGGAAAGCCCCCAGGCCTGGCTCGTGACCGCCCAGCAGCACGGTGTATGCCACGAACCTCGGCCAGGCAAGAAAGTGTATCACGGTTCGCTGATGTGCCCGGTCAAGGGCCTGTCGGAACCAGTTCGGATGGTATTCGAAGTCATCGAACGGACCACCATGGCCGACGGGCAAACCCTGTTGGTCCCAGACATCGAGGTCGACGCCTACTGGACCTCACTGCCCGACGACCCAGATGTGATCATTCGTCTGTACCATGACCACGCCGTGATGGAACAGTTCCACAGCGAAATCAAGACGGATCTGGACGCTGAACGGTTACCGTCAGGCAAGTTCGCAACCAACAACCTGGTACTGCATTTTGTATGCATGGCTTACAACTTGCTGAGGGTGATTGGCCAGGAAAGCCTAAAACGCAACGATGCACCTCTGCGTAAGAAGGCAGAACGTCGTCGTATCCGGACGGTGATTCAGAACTTGATGACCTTGGCTGCGAAACTAGTCCGACATGCCAGGCAGAGCAAACTGAAGTTGGGGCATGGGAACCGATGGTTCCCTGTGTTTCGCCGTTTGTATTTGACCTTCGTATAA
- a CDS encoding alpha/beta hydrolase: protein MTAGLCVLVHGFTGSPEELTPLADRLREADYEVALPVLAGHGRAKDDLKRATASAWIQSVVPHVRAAAKPVHLVGFSMGAMICATVARRQTVASLTMLAPAVYYAGPTQMFRQIAGVIKETWASRATPGQLRQRIDKVTNTPLQSLMQFRRAVQLGKSALPHLTLPVCVVHGEKDELVEPRSAFYVHGAVSSPFKELHMIPNAGHMLCYSAQADQVADIVLNFLEKVDSPSDRPTHYEMS from the coding sequence ATGACGGCCGGGTTGTGTGTGTTGGTGCACGGGTTCACGGGCTCCCCGGAAGAACTGACTCCGCTCGCGGACAGGCTGCGTGAAGCGGATTATGAGGTGGCCTTGCCGGTGTTGGCCGGCCACGGCCGGGCAAAGGACGATTTGAAGCGGGCGACGGCCAGCGCTTGGATTCAGAGCGTGGTCCCCCACGTGCGCGCGGCGGCCAAACCGGTGCATCTCGTGGGGTTCTCCATGGGCGCGATGATCTGCGCCACCGTGGCCCGGCGGCAGACGGTGGCTTCGCTGACCATGCTGGCGCCGGCCGTGTATTATGCGGGACCGACGCAGATGTTCCGGCAGATCGCCGGGGTGATCAAGGAAACCTGGGCGTCGAGGGCGACGCCGGGGCAGTTGCGCCAGCGGATCGACAAAGTGACGAACACGCCGCTGCAGAGCTTGATGCAATTTCGGCGCGCGGTGCAGCTGGGCAAATCCGCGCTGCCGCATCTCACCTTGCCGGTGTGCGTGGTGCATGGGGAAAAGGACGAACTGGTGGAGCCGCGATCCGCGTTCTATGTTCACGGGGCGGTATCGAGCCCATTCAAAGAACTGCACATGATTCCGAACGCGGGGCACATGTTGTGTTACAGCGCGCAGGCCGATCAGGTTGCCGATATCGTCCTGAATTTTCTGGAAAAGGTGGATTCGCCCTCCGATCGGCCGACCCATTATGAAATGTCTTAA
- the secG gene encoding preprotein translocase subunit SecG, whose amino-acid sequence MLAAAKVVLAVLSVILIAVILLQSGRSAGLSGVITGGPDQMVGRRARGMDSFLAKVTVILAVLFFITTFTIAYLFVHQS is encoded by the coding sequence ATGCTTGCGGCCGCGAAAGTGGTGTTGGCCGTCCTGTCGGTGATCCTCATTGCGGTGATTCTGCTGCAATCCGGGCGCAGCGCGGGCCTGTCGGGTGTCATCACGGGAGGGCCCGACCAGATGGTGGGCCGCCGTGCGCGCGGCATGGATTCGTTCTTGGCCAAGGTGACGGTGATTCTCGCGGTGCTGTTTTTCATCACCACGTTCACCATCGCCTACCTCTTTGTGCATCAATCCTGA
- the rnr gene encoding ribonuclease R translates to MHPGGGEEMVSRGQVIEYMQLDAYRPMTVEELTEAFGIEDAESFKAFVRLLNDMEAKGEVVRTRTNRYGVPERMNLVVGRLQMKARGYGFLIPDAAGEPDVYIPADELGGAMSGDRVMARVEKVSAGARREGKIIRVLERANDRVVGKVTKYHDHAFVTPLDKRMGQDIFVPGDRVLGAHDGDVVVVEITEFPTATRGPVGQVVEVLGQPDAPGIDILAVIRKYNLPEVFPEEVLAEAERIPLELSERDYAGRRDLRSEVIVTIDGEDAKDLDDAVQVKRLDNGNYLLGVHIADVSYYVREGTRLDQEAYRRGTSVYLVDRVIPMLPQRLSNNVCSLNPKVDRLTMSCVMEITPAGEIVRHDIFPSVIRTTERMTYTAVNRILVHHDPEVMARYEALVPHFRQMEELALILRRRRMDRGAIDFDFDEVKVVVDDLGRPTDIVPRERGIAERIIEEFMLAANETVAEHFHWLGVPFVFRIHEEPELEKMLEFNEFIHNFGYHVKGLGSRIHPRALQEVLEKCRGTREERVIATLMLRSMRQARYAPEPVGHFGLAAEYYTHFTSPIRRYPDLVVHRIIRDVLAGRMHGQREERMREFVAEAAAHSSIRERVAQDAERETDQLKMVEYMLDHVGEEFDGIISGVTQFGLFVQLTNGVEGLIHISYLTDDYYVLNEKQMALVGERTRRVFRLGDPVRVRVTGANKEELTIDFELVAHHREGTLVVDDGVESVVYDEDLSPRERRRAVAERAAKARRPRGRAEPGRTKQKPGRRLAGGGGGQRDRLRKHGRGRVWAARASGAAGGVRVPRWTFPARARRTGDPGTGALEAAERGRLLRPPGLPRAAVQVARSAGGRRGGWSRLLPRAGCSGLTCRSEHGRMAWRDVKTVVAASLPP, encoded by the coding sequence ATGCATCCGGGCGGAGGTGAGGAGATGGTCAGCCGCGGGCAGGTCATCGAATACATGCAGTTGGACGCGTACCGCCCGATGACGGTGGAAGAGCTGACGGAGGCGTTCGGCATTGAGGACGCCGAATCCTTCAAGGCGTTCGTGCGCCTGTTGAACGACATGGAGGCCAAGGGCGAGGTGGTGCGCACGCGCACCAACCGGTACGGCGTTCCCGAGCGCATGAACCTGGTGGTCGGCCGGCTGCAGATGAAAGCGCGCGGTTACGGTTTCCTCATCCCGGATGCGGCCGGCGAACCGGACGTGTACATCCCGGCCGACGAGCTGGGCGGGGCGATGAGCGGCGACCGGGTGATGGCCCGGGTGGAGAAGGTCTCGGCGGGGGCCCGCCGCGAGGGCAAGATCATCCGCGTGTTGGAACGGGCCAACGATCGGGTGGTCGGCAAAGTGACCAAGTACCACGACCACGCGTTCGTCACGCCGCTGGACAAGCGAATGGGGCAAGACATCTTCGTCCCCGGGGACCGGGTGCTTGGCGCCCACGACGGCGATGTGGTGGTCGTGGAGATCACCGAGTTCCCGACGGCCACGCGGGGGCCGGTGGGTCAGGTGGTCGAGGTGCTGGGGCAGCCGGACGCCCCCGGGATCGACATTCTGGCGGTCATCCGCAAGTACAACCTGCCGGAGGTCTTTCCGGAGGAGGTCCTGGCGGAGGCGGAGCGCATCCCGCTGGAGTTGAGTGAACGCGACTACGCCGGCCGGCGCGACCTGCGCTCGGAGGTGATTGTGACCATCGACGGCGAGGACGCGAAGGACCTGGACGATGCAGTGCAAGTGAAGCGGTTGGACAACGGCAACTACCTGCTCGGGGTGCACATCGCCGACGTGAGCTACTACGTCCGCGAGGGCACCCGGCTCGACCAGGAGGCTTACCGCCGCGGCACGAGCGTGTACCTGGTGGATCGCGTCATCCCGATGCTGCCGCAGCGCCTGTCCAACAACGTGTGTTCGCTCAATCCGAAGGTCGATCGGCTGACGATGTCGTGCGTGATGGAGATCACGCCGGCGGGCGAAATCGTCCGCCACGACATCTTTCCGAGCGTCATCCGCACCACCGAGCGCATGACCTACACGGCGGTCAACCGGATTTTGGTCCATCACGATCCGGAGGTGATGGCCCGCTACGAGGCGCTGGTGCCCCACTTCCGGCAGATGGAGGAGCTGGCGCTGATCCTGCGCCGGCGCCGGATGGACCGGGGGGCGATTGACTTCGATTTCGACGAGGTCAAGGTGGTGGTGGACGACCTCGGCCGCCCGACCGACATCGTGCCGCGCGAGCGGGGCATCGCCGAGCGGATTATCGAGGAATTTATGCTGGCCGCCAACGAGACGGTGGCCGAGCACTTTCACTGGCTCGGGGTGCCGTTCGTGTTCCGTATCCACGAGGAGCCGGAACTGGAAAAGATGCTCGAGTTCAACGAGTTTATCCACAACTTCGGCTACCACGTCAAGGGGCTGGGCAGTCGCATCCACCCGCGCGCCCTGCAGGAGGTGCTGGAAAAGTGCCGGGGGACGCGGGAGGAGCGGGTGATCGCGACGCTGATGCTGCGGTCCATGCGCCAGGCTCGTTATGCCCCGGAGCCGGTCGGCCACTTCGGCCTCGCGGCGGAGTACTACACGCATTTCACCTCGCCCATTCGCCGTTATCCGGACCTGGTGGTGCACCGCATCATTCGCGACGTCCTGGCGGGGCGGATGCACGGCCAGCGCGAGGAGCGCATGCGGGAGTTCGTGGCGGAGGCGGCGGCCCACTCGAGCATCCGGGAGCGCGTGGCCCAGGACGCGGAGCGGGAGACGGACCAGCTGAAGATGGTCGAGTACATGCTCGATCACGTCGGCGAAGAATTCGACGGCATCATCTCGGGCGTCACCCAGTTCGGCCTGTTCGTCCAGCTGACCAACGGCGTCGAGGGGCTGATTCACATCAGCTACCTGACGGACGACTACTACGTCCTGAACGAGAAGCAGATGGCCCTGGTCGGCGAACGCACACGGCGGGTCTTCCGCCTGGGCGATCCGGTCCGGGTCCGGGTCACGGGCGCCAACAAGGAGGAGCTGACCATCGACTTCGAGTTGGTGGCTCACCACCGGGAGGGCACGCTGGTGGTGGACGACGGCGTCGAGTCGGTGGTCTATGACGAGGACCTGTCGCCGCGGGAGCGCCGGCGCGCCGTTGCCGAGCGCGCCGCGAAGGCGAGGCGGCCGCGGGGGCGCGCGGAGCCTGGGCGAACGAAGCAGAAGCCGGGGAGGCGTTTGGCGGGCGGAGGCGGCGGGCAGCGGGATCGACTGCGGAAGCATGGACGGGGCCGGGTGTGGGCGGCTCGCGCAAGCGGCGCGGCCGGCGGAGTGCGCGTGCCGAGGTGGACTTTTCCGGCGCGAGCGCGCCGAACGGGCGATCCCGGAACCGGAGCACTGGAAGCCGCCGAAAGGGGAAGGCTGCTAAGGCCGCCAGGGCTGCCAAGGGCGGCGGTGCAGGTGGCTCGAAGCGCGGGCGGAAGGCGCGGGGGATGGAGTCGGCTTCTACCCCGGGCCGGGTGCAGTGGCCTGACCTGCCGCAGTGAGCACGGGCGGATGGCCTGGCGGGATGTCAAAACGGTGGTTGCCGCCTCCTTACCTCCGTGA
- the smpB gene encoding SsrA-binding protein SmpB: protein MAKANDGQTLAQNRKAYHDYFIEETYEAGIVLKGTEIKSIRRGSVNLRDAYARVEDGEVWLHNMHVSPYEQGNRFNHEPLRSRKLLLHRAEIRKLIGAVKEKGYTLVPTRLYLKNGFCKVEIGLAKGKKLHDKREAMKQRDANREIQRALRERNR, encoded by the coding sequence GTGGCCAAGGCGAACGACGGGCAGACCCTGGCGCAGAACCGGAAAGCGTACCACGATTACTTCATCGAGGAGACGTACGAAGCCGGGATTGTGCTGAAGGGCACCGAGATCAAGTCCATCCGGCGGGGTTCCGTCAACCTCCGCGACGCGTATGCGCGGGTCGAGGATGGCGAGGTCTGGCTGCACAACATGCACGTCAGCCCGTACGAGCAGGGGAACCGGTTCAATCATGAACCGCTGCGATCCCGCAAGCTGCTCCTGCACCGGGCGGAGATCCGGAAGCTCATCGGCGCGGTCAAAGAGAAGGGCTATACCCTGGTGCCGACGCGCCTGTACCTGAAAAACGGCTTCTGCAAGGTCGAGATCGGCCTGGCGAAGGGCAAGAAGCTGCACGACAAGCGCGAGGCGATGAAGCAACGCGACGCCAACCGCGAGATCCAGCGGGCGCTGCGCGAGCGCAATCGCTGA